The stretch of DNA CGATTCCTTCGTCAAGAAAGTCGTGATCCGCGGAGTGGATCCCAAAGCGCAGTCCAGAACCGCGTTCGTTAAGGAATATATCGCGCCTCCGAACGGAAAAACCGCGACGGAGAATATCTACGAAAGCATTTTGGACGAGATTCAAAACGGAGATAAGAAATAACCTATGATGAATATTGCGATCATACTTTCCGGAGGAACGGGAACGCGAATGAAACTTTCCCGCCCGAAACAATACTTGGAAGTTCGAGACAAACCGATCATCGGTTACAGTCTGGATCTTTTCGAGCGTTGCAAGCGCATCGATAAGATCGTCGTGGTCTGCCATTCCGATTGGAAAGACTTCGTCGCGGAGTACGCGCGCAAAGAAGGAATCTCCAAACTGTTTGCGTTTGCGCCGTCGGGTGAGACGAGGCAGGAATCGCTTTTCAGCGGGTTGAAGGCTTGCGCGGGCGTTGCCGAAAAGGATTCCGTCGTTTTGATCCACGACGCGGCGCGCCCGAATCTGACGGAAGATTTGATCGAGCGTTTGTTGGCTCTCGACGGATTTGACGGCGCGATGCCCGTGATCGGCGTTAAGGATACCGTCTATTTCTCCGAGGACGGCTCGGAGATTTCGAGCCTACTCGACCGCGATAAACTGTTTGCGGGACAAGCGCCGGAAAGTTTCGTTTTCGGGCCGTACTTCGCCGTCAATAACGAAGTGTCCGTCGAAGAACTGAAAAGGACGAGGGGCAGCAGCGAGATCGCGTTTCGTCACGGATTGAAGATCAAGCTCGTCGAAGGGGACGAAAATAATTATAAGATCACGACGACTTCGGATCTCGAAAAATTCGAAGCGCAAAAAGCGGAGAAAAAGAAATGAAGGCTTACGTTTTGGAAGGAATAGACAAGTTGGTTTATAAGGACGTTCCCACCCCCGCGCTTTCGGAAGGCTGGGTCCTTCTTAAAGTAAAAGCCGCGGGAATTTGCAGTTCGGACGTGCCGCGCATTTTCAAGACGGGGACCTATCATTTCCCGACGATCCCCGGACACGAATTCTGCGGAGAGGTCGCGGAAGTCTTTTCGGAAAAGGATCGGGAACTCGTCGGAAAGAGAATGGGCGTCTTCCCGCTGATCCCCTGTAAGAAATGCAGATATTGCGAATCCGGGCATTACGAAATGTGTTCGGATTATAATTATCTCGGTTCTCGCTGCGACGGCGGGTTCGCCGAGTACGTCGCGGTTCCGAAGTGGAATTTGTTGCCGCTGCCGAGCGGCGTGCGTTTCGAGCAGGCTGCGATTTTGGAACCCTTTGCCGTCGGGTATCACGCGACGACCGCCGCGCGCCTCGATCAAGTAAAAACCGCCGCCGTCATCGGAACGGGCGCGATCGGACTCTTTATCGCGATGATCCTCCAATCGAAAGGGATCGAAGTAACGATTATCGGCAGAAACGAGGAAAAGAGAACGCTCGCGGAAAAGTGCGGCGTCATGCGCTATCTGGATGAATCGGCGGAGCAGTCGGACGAACAGTACGATCTCGTTTTCGAAGCGGTCGGATCAAACGAATCGCTTTTGAAAGCGATCGGGAAAACCCGTTCGGGCGGGCAGCTCGTCCTCGTCGGGAATCCGTATTCCGATATGACTCTCGATAAAAAGACGTATTGGCAGATCCTGCGCAGACAGTTGACGCTTTACGGGACTTGGAATTCCTCTTACGAATTCAACGCGCCTTCGGATTGGACGGCGGTTCTTTCCCTGATCCGAGAGGGCGTGATCGATCCGTCGCTCGTGATCACGCGCGTTTTCGGGCAAGAGGAGTTGCCGGACGCCTTGTCCGTTATGAAAAATCATACGATGCCGTATGGAAGGATGGTTGTAAAATTCAATGACTGAGAAAAGAATTTCCGCTTCGATCATGTGCGCCGATCTTTTGAACGTTCAACGCGACGTGGAGCTTTTGCGCGAAAACGGCGTCGAATTTTTACACGTCGATATTATGGACGGCGCGTTCGTTCCCAATATCACGCTCGGGATCGATCTTTGCAACGCGCTCGGCGAAAAATCCGGGGTAAAAAGAGATATCCATTTGCTCGTGGAAAACCCCACGCTTTTTATCAACCGTCTGAATTTGAAGTCGGGTGAACAGGTTTCCGTCCATTACGAAGCGGACGTTAACGTTCGGATTTTGTCTTCCATGATCCGCGGAAACGGCGCGCGCTTCGGTTTGGCTCTGAACCCCGAGACGCCGATCGACGTCCTTTCCGACTATTTGGATCAACTCGATTTCGTGCTTCTTATGATGATCAAACCCGGGTTCTCCGGTATGAAAAAAGAAGCGGGTATGATCGAAAAGATCAAAGAACTCAGACAGTATTTGGATTCGCATAATAAGAATATCGAGATCGAAGTGGACGGAAACGTTAGTTTCAAAAACGCGCGCGAGATGTCCGCCGCTTCCGCGGATATATTCGTCGGAGGCTCGTCGTCTATTTTTTCGAAGAAAGACGATATCGGGAATTGCGTTCGTTTGTTAAGAAAGAGTATCGCGCAGAATTAAGAGGGAATTTCCTCTCGAAAATCCCCGTTGACATCATGCGGGGCGCGTGCTATAATCTTCTCACTCGTTTTTAAGGAGAGCGTATGGCTTTTTGTTATTTGGACGGAGAGGCGGAAAAGGAGGGATTCGTCCTCGTTGATTCGCTTTTTATCGAGCATTATTTGCCGCAGGCGGGCGAAGCGGAGCTCAAAGTCTATCTTTTGGGCTTGGACGTTTGCCGCAAAAGCGCGGAGAACATAACGCTCGCTCGCTTTGCGGAAGATCTGAATCTTTCGGAAAAGGAAGTTCGCGAAGCGTTCGCGTACTGGGAAAAGCAGGGCTTGGTCCGCGTCTTCGACGAGCCTTTTTCCGTCAAGTATTTTTCCGTTAAGAGCCGTTTCGGCTTGTCCCGCACGTTCAAAAAGCAAAA from Clostridia bacterium encodes:
- a CDS encoding 2-C-methyl-D-erythritol 4-phosphate cytidylyltransferase; the protein is MMNIAIILSGGTGTRMKLSRPKQYLEVRDKPIIGYSLDLFERCKRIDKIVVVCHSDWKDFVAEYARKEGISKLFAFAPSGETRQESLFSGLKACAGVAEKDSVVLIHDAARPNLTEDLIERLLALDGFDGAMPVIGVKDTVYFSEDGSEISSLLDRDKLFAGQAPESFVFGPYFAVNNEVSVEELKRTRGSSEIAFRHGLKIKLVEGDENNYKITTTSDLEKFEAQKAEKKK
- a CDS encoding galactitol-1-phosphate 5-dehydrogenase gives rise to the protein MKAYVLEGIDKLVYKDVPTPALSEGWVLLKVKAAGICSSDVPRIFKTGTYHFPTIPGHEFCGEVAEVFSEKDRELVGKRMGVFPLIPCKKCRYCESGHYEMCSDYNYLGSRCDGGFAEYVAVPKWNLLPLPSGVRFEQAAILEPFAVGYHATTAARLDQVKTAAVIGTGAIGLFIAMILQSKGIEVTIIGRNEEKRTLAEKCGVMRYLDESAEQSDEQYDLVFEAVGSNESLLKAIGKTRSGGQLVLVGNPYSDMTLDKKTYWQILRRQLTLYGTWNSSYEFNAPSDWTAVLSLIREGVIDPSLVITRVFGQEELPDALSVMKNHTMPYGRMVVKFND
- a CDS encoding ribulose-phosphate 3-epimerase: MTEKRISASIMCADLLNVQRDVELLRENGVEFLHVDIMDGAFVPNITLGIDLCNALGEKSGVKRDIHLLVENPTLFINRLNLKSGEQVSVHYEADVNVRILSSMIRGNGARFGLALNPETPIDVLSDYLDQLDFVLLMMIKPGFSGMKKEAGMIEKIKELRQYLDSHNKNIEIEVDGNVSFKNAREMSAASADIFVGGSSSIFSKKDDIGNCVRLLRKSIAQN